In one window of Desulfuromonas sp. DNA:
- a CDS encoding PilZ domain-containing protein: MQYLKYFKPKQKILLRPFGPTLPPRRFEVLTAYFQGHGPSYFDLALPYRTPEGEHYPFTPGMPFEILSDAMGLGIRLTGRFREMRGTDLLRVEINDDLEVFQRRSQQRVETSTGLQFTRGQGKLRSFRDQWQRNIHILETKPDLSQLPSFPDCRVNLSSSGIRFSIKTPAEAADLCLLLLDLHDRCPPVCALAEVVWTGDADEEGRRPTGMQFINILESDQERIESFVRRNAQQGTGEGNRGSLPI, translated from the coding sequence ATGCAGTACCTCAAATATTTCAAGCCGAAGCAGAAGATTCTCCTGCGCCCCTTCGGCCCGACCCTGCCGCCGCGACGCTTCGAGGTTCTCACGGCCTATTTCCAGGGACACGGGCCGAGCTACTTCGACCTCGCCCTGCCGTATCGCACTCCCGAGGGGGAGCACTACCCCTTCACCCCGGGCATGCCCTTTGAAATTCTCTCCGACGCCATGGGCCTGGGCATCCGCCTGACCGGGCGTTTTCGGGAGATGCGGGGCACCGACCTCCTCCGCGTCGAGATCAACGATGACCTGGAGGTCTTCCAGCGCCGCTCTCAGCAACGGGTGGAGACCAGCACCGGCCTTCAGTTCACCCGGGGGCAGGGCAAGCTGCGCTCCTTCAGGGACCAGTGGCAGCGCAACATCCACATTTTGGAGACCAAACCCGACCTGTCCCAGTTGCCGAGCTTTCCCGACTGCCGGGTGAACCTCAGCTCCAGCGGAATCCGCTTCAGCATCAAGACCCCCGCCGAGGCGGCAGACCTGTGCCTGCTCCTGCTCGACCTGCACGACCGATGCCCGCCGGTGTGCGCCCTGGCCGAGGTCGTCTGGACGGGAGATGCGGACGAGGAGGGGAGGCGTCCGACCGGCATGCAGTTCATCAACATCCTCGAGTCGGACCAGGAGCGGATCGAGAGCTTCGTGCGCCGAAACGCCCAACAAGGAACCGGAGAGGGGAACCGCGGAAGCCTTCCCATCTGA